The Streptomyces europaeiscabiei genome window below encodes:
- a CDS encoding SDR family NAD(P)-dependent oxidoreductase, with product MSKVWFITGSSRGFGREFALAALERGDQVAATARNTETLTDLVERFGDAVLPLRLDVTDRTQAFEAVAAAKERFGRLDIVVNNAGYALAGAVEELGEQELRDQLETNVFGVFHVTQAVLPILRAQGSGHILQVSSAMGLTASGGTGGYNASKWALEALSEALSQEVASFGIKVTLIEPGGFSTGFNDSSVFTANRKDAYDPLHTALIEMGATIQVPGPEGVGGAILQLVDAEEPPLRVFFGEQPTQWIPAVYQQRLQTWAEWAHVSKAAEGK from the coding sequence ATGAGCAAGGTCTGGTTCATCACCGGTTCGTCGCGCGGTTTCGGCCGCGAGTTCGCCCTAGCCGCCCTGGAGCGCGGCGACCAGGTCGCCGCCACCGCCCGGAACACCGAAACGCTGACCGACCTGGTCGAGCGGTTCGGCGACGCAGTACTGCCGCTGCGTCTGGACGTCACCGACCGCACGCAGGCGTTCGAGGCGGTCGCCGCGGCCAAGGAGCGGTTCGGCCGGCTCGACATCGTGGTCAACAACGCCGGTTACGCCCTGGCCGGCGCCGTCGAGGAGCTCGGCGAGCAGGAGCTGCGCGACCAGCTGGAGACCAACGTCTTCGGCGTGTTCCACGTCACCCAGGCGGTGTTGCCCATCCTGCGGGCGCAGGGCAGCGGGCACATCCTCCAGGTCTCCTCCGCCATGGGCCTGACGGCCTCCGGCGGCACCGGCGGCTACAACGCCTCCAAGTGGGCGCTGGAAGCCCTGAGCGAGGCGCTCTCCCAGGAGGTCGCGTCCTTCGGCATCAAGGTCACGCTGATCGAACCCGGCGGCTTCTCCACCGGCTTCAACGACTCGTCGGTCTTCACCGCGAACCGCAAGGACGCCTACGACCCCCTGCACACGGCGCTGATCGAGATGGGCGCCACCATCCAGGTGCCGGGCCCCGAGGGTGTCGGCGGTGCGATTCTCCAACTCGTCGACGCCGAGGAGCCGCCGCTGCGCGTGTTCTTCGGCGAGCAGCCCACCCAGTGGATACCCGCGGTGTACCAGCAGCGCCTGCAGACCTGGGCCGAGTGGGCGCACGTGTCCAAGGCCGCGGAAGGCAAGTAA
- a CDS encoding type 1 glutamine amidotransferase family protein has product MPNTKRRALILVSSAHQLPLVEPAEVKSISTGFFLVEMAQVLKEFENDYEFVLATPDGNVPQLDINGMGLAVHAIEKVGGKTVSLGMQQRRRSFDVNEYRRRNADLVARREQEVRLLERHMGRIDVSELLPASEPELAEFRPELIRRLDAQPQRTWHSLQNLVQRHRDPADAFTFADFDFIHAPGGHAPMVDFRDQPWLGETLHVAREHGVTISLICHAPLAVTSTLQRVDATGQAYKVTDNPFLAATISVVPKMGERMAMRVGYPRVPGKTTRLSYFVDEAIKEAGFTVTSPLNISAAKLAYEPSVRLLTGNGPQAIDKQTAKLRSVLSDNPAARRTGGRQLSA; this is encoded by the coding sequence ATGCCCAACACCAAGCGTCGCGCACTGATCCTCGTCTCCTCCGCCCACCAGCTGCCGCTGGTCGAGCCGGCTGAAGTCAAGTCGATCTCGACCGGGTTCTTCCTGGTCGAGATGGCCCAGGTGCTCAAGGAGTTCGAGAACGACTACGAGTTCGTCCTCGCCACCCCCGACGGCAACGTGCCACAGCTCGACATCAACGGCATGGGCCTGGCGGTCCACGCCATCGAGAAGGTCGGCGGCAAGACAGTCAGCCTCGGCATGCAGCAGCGCCGCCGTTCGTTCGACGTCAACGAGTATCGGCGGCGCAACGCCGATCTGGTCGCCCGCCGCGAGCAGGAAGTGCGGCTGCTGGAACGGCACATGGGCCGGATCGACGTCTCCGAGCTGCTGCCCGCCAGCGAGCCGGAACTGGCCGAGTTCCGCCCGGAACTGATCCGCCGCCTCGACGCACAGCCGCAGCGCACCTGGCACTCCCTGCAGAACCTGGTCCAGCGCCACCGCGACCCGGCCGATGCGTTCACCTTCGCCGACTTCGACTTCATCCACGCCCCCGGCGGTCACGCACCGATGGTCGACTTCCGCGACCAGCCGTGGCTCGGCGAGACCCTGCACGTCGCCCGCGAGCACGGGGTCACCATTTCGCTGATCTGCCACGCCCCCCTGGCGGTGACCTCCACGCTGCAGCGCGTCGACGCCACCGGCCAGGCGTACAAGGTCACCGACAACCCGTTCCTCGCCGCCACCATCTCGGTCGTCCCCAAGATGGGCGAGAGGATGGCGATGCGGGTCGGTTACCCCCGCGTCCCCGGCAAGACGACCCGGCTGTCCTACTTCGTCGACGAGGCCATCAAGGAAGCCGGCTTCACCGTCACTTCCCCCCTCAACATCTCCGCCGCGAAACTCGCCTACGAGCCGTCCGTGCGGCTGCTCACGGGCAACGGCCCGCAGGCCATCGACAAGCAGACCGCCAAACTCCGCAGCGTCCTCAGCGACAACCCGGCTGCCCGCCGGACCGGCGGCAGGCAGCTGAGCGCGTAG
- a CDS encoding aldo/keto reductase — MSNLRSYRTLGNSGLRVSPLSLGTMTFEGSDEETAHQIIDRYLNDGGNFLDTANAYSRGRSEETIGAYLAKHDGLRDRLVISTKFAGNLFAGDPNGGGGGRKAIVQQVDGSLRRLGTDYIDLYWLHNHDRHTPIEETMSTLDDLVRAGKLRYIGLSDTPAWEVARAATIAQFRGWANVAAIQVEYSLLERTVEGELFGAVRELGLGVTPWSPLAGGVLSGKYSRDTQMPEDSNRAAYNGHRLTDTAFDVLDALQRISADLKASVAAVALAWVRQQDLVTSTIIGARTLAQLEANLASLDVTLSPENLAELDALTTPQLNFPFGFLASTAPIWQQNGATINGITSPTMPG, encoded by the coding sequence ATGAGCAACCTGCGTTCCTACCGCACCCTCGGCAACAGTGGACTGCGCGTCAGCCCGCTGAGCCTGGGCACCATGACCTTCGAAGGCAGCGACGAAGAGACCGCCCACCAGATCATCGACCGCTACCTGAATGACGGCGGCAACTTCCTCGACACCGCCAACGCCTACAGCCGCGGGCGCTCCGAGGAGACCATCGGCGCCTACCTCGCCAAGCACGACGGCCTGCGCGACCGCCTCGTCATCTCCACCAAGTTCGCCGGCAACCTGTTCGCCGGCGACCCCAACGGCGGTGGCGGTGGCCGCAAGGCGATCGTGCAGCAGGTCGACGGGTCCCTGCGCCGGCTCGGCACCGACTACATCGACCTGTACTGGCTGCACAACCACGACCGGCACACGCCGATCGAGGAGACGATGTCGACCCTCGACGACCTCGTGCGCGCCGGGAAGCTCCGCTACATCGGCCTGTCCGACACCCCTGCCTGGGAAGTCGCCCGCGCCGCCACCATCGCCCAGTTCCGCGGCTGGGCGAACGTCGCCGCCATCCAGGTCGAGTACTCGCTGCTGGAGCGCACCGTCGAAGGGGAACTGTTCGGCGCCGTCCGCGAACTCGGCCTCGGCGTGACCCCGTGGAGCCCGCTGGCCGGCGGCGTCCTGTCCGGCAAGTACTCCCGTGACACCCAGATGCCGGAGGACTCGAACCGCGCCGCCTACAACGGCCACCGGCTGACCGACACCGCGTTCGACGTCCTGGACGCCCTGCAGCGCATCAGCGCCGACCTGAAGGCATCGGTCGCCGCAGTCGCCCTGGCCTGGGTACGCCAGCAGGACCTCGTCACCTCGACCATCATCGGCGCGCGCACCCTCGCCCAGTTGGAGGCCAACCTGGCCAGCCTGGACGTCACCCTCTCGCCCGAGAACCTGGCCGAACTCGACGCGCTCACCACGCCCCAGCTGAACTTCCCCTTCGGCTTCCTCGCCTCGACCGCGCCGATCTGGCAGCAGAACGGTGCCACCATCAACGGCATCACCTCCCCGACCATGCCCGGCTGA